One stretch of Pseudomonas sp. NC02 DNA includes these proteins:
- the murB gene encoding UDP-N-acetylmuramate dehydrogenase gives MTLQVRAQVSLKPFNSFGIDVRARLFAEAHNDADVREALACAAEQQLPLLVIGGGSNLLLTQDIDALVLRMASQGIRVLHDDGVQVVVEAEAGEAWHPFVLWTLAQGFSGLENLSLIPGTVGAAPMQNIGAYGVEIKDVFSGLTALDRQTGELRDFSLAECNFAYRDSLFKHEVGRWLILRVRFALSRAVHLKLEYGPVRQRLTEQGIAQATPSDVSRAICSIRSEKLPDPAVLGNAGSFFKNPLVSQALAAELQRQYPDLVAYPQADGQMKLAAGWLIDKAGWKGFRDGDAGVHRLQALVLVNYGAASGQDIAGLALRIQQDIEKRFKVVLEMEPNRY, from the coding sequence ATGACTTTGCAGGTACGGGCACAGGTTTCGCTCAAGCCGTTCAACAGCTTTGGTATCGACGTGCGTGCCCGGCTGTTTGCCGAGGCCCACAATGACGCCGACGTGCGTGAGGCCCTGGCCTGTGCCGCCGAGCAACAACTGCCGTTGCTGGTGATTGGCGGTGGCAGCAACTTGCTGTTGACCCAGGATATTGACGCACTGGTGCTGCGCATGGCCAGCCAGGGCATCCGGGTGTTGCACGACGATGGCGTGCAGGTCGTGGTTGAGGCCGAAGCGGGCGAAGCCTGGCATCCGTTTGTGCTGTGGACCCTGGCCCAGGGCTTTTCCGGCCTGGAAAACCTCAGCCTGATTCCCGGCACGGTCGGCGCCGCACCGATGCAGAACATCGGCGCCTACGGTGTAGAGATCAAGGATGTATTCAGCGGCCTGACCGCCCTTGATCGCCAGACCGGCGAACTGCGGGATTTCAGCCTGGCCGAGTGCAACTTTGCCTACCGCGACAGCCTGTTCAAGCACGAAGTGGGGCGCTGGCTGATCCTGCGGGTGCGTTTTGCCCTGAGCCGCGCCGTGCATCTGAAACTTGAATACGGGCCGGTGCGACAGCGCCTGACCGAGCAAGGCATCGCGCAGGCCACGCCCAGCGATGTCAGCCGCGCGATTTGCAGCATTCGTAGCGAGAAACTGCCCGACCCGGCGGTGCTCGGCAATGCGGGGAGTTTCTTCAAGAACCCGCTGGTGTCCCAGGCACTGGCTGCCGAGTTGCAGCGTCAATACCCGGACCTGGTGGCTTACCCCCAGGCCGACGGGCAGATGAAACTGGCCGCCGGCTGGCTGATCGACAAGGCCGGCTGGAAAGGCTTTCGCGATGGCGATGCCGGCGTGCATCGATTGCAGGCGCTGGTATTGGTGAACTACGGCGCGGCCAGCGGCCAGGACATTGCCGGGCTCGCGCTGCGTATCCAGCAGGACATCGAAAAGCGCTTCAAGGTGGTGCTGGAAATGGAGCCGAATCGCTATTGA
- a CDS encoding low molecular weight protein-tyrosine-phosphatase, whose protein sequence is MQVLFVCLGNICRSPTAEGVLRHKLREAGLADQVEVASAGTGDWHVGNPPDKRSQRAALQRGYDLSAQRAQQVSRADFSRYDLILAMDQSNLRNLKAMQPAQGKADLDLFLRRYDSVVDEVPDPYYEGDQGFETVLDLIERACDLLVIELKGRL, encoded by the coding sequence ATGCAGGTTCTGTTCGTCTGCCTGGGCAACATCTGCCGTTCGCCCACGGCCGAAGGCGTTCTGCGCCACAAATTGCGCGAAGCCGGCCTGGCCGATCAGGTTGAAGTGGCCTCTGCCGGTACCGGTGATTGGCACGTCGGCAATCCACCGGACAAGCGCAGCCAGCGTGCAGCGCTGCAACGCGGCTACGACCTGTCGGCCCAGCGTGCACAACAGGTGTCGCGTGCCGACTTTTCCCGCTACGACCTGATCCTCGCCATGGACCAGAGCAACCTGCGCAACCTCAAGGCCATGCAGCCGGCTCAGGGCAAGGCGGACCTGGACCTGTTCCTGCGCCGCTACGACTCGGTGGTGGATGAAGTGCCGGACCCGTACTACGAAGGTGACCAGGGCTTTGAAACTGTCCTCGACCTGATCGAGCGCGCCTGTGACCTGTTGGTGATTGAATTGAAGGGCCGGTTATGA
- the kdsB gene encoding 3-deoxy-manno-octulosonate cytidylyltransferase: MTTAFTVVIPSRYASTRLPGKPLQLIGNKPMIQLVWEQACKSSAERVVVATDDPRIIEACKGFGAEAVLTREDHNSGTDRLAEVATKLGLAADAIVVNVQGDEPLIPPSVIDQVAANLAAHGEARMATLAEPIEDIETLFNPNVVKVVSDINGLALTFSRSTLPWARDAFAKQPDVLPAGVPYRRHIGIYAYRAGFLHDFVSWGPCWLENTESLEQLRALWHGVRIHVGDALEAPPAGVDTPEDLERVRRLLGA; encoded by the coding sequence ATGACCACCGCCTTCACCGTTGTCATCCCGTCCCGCTACGCCTCCACCCGCCTGCCCGGCAAGCCGCTGCAACTGATCGGCAACAAGCCGATGATCCAGCTGGTGTGGGAACAGGCCTGCAAAAGCAGCGCCGAAAGGGTAGTGGTGGCCACCGACGATCCGCGCATCATCGAGGCCTGCAAAGGCTTTGGTGCCGAAGCGGTGCTGACCCGTGAAGACCACAACTCCGGTACCGACCGCCTGGCCGAAGTGGCCACCAAGCTGGGCCTGGCGGCGGACGCCATCGTTGTCAATGTGCAAGGCGACGAGCCGTTGATTCCGCCCAGCGTGATCGATCAGGTGGCGGCCAACCTGGCAGCCCATGGCGAAGCGCGCATGGCGACCCTGGCCGAGCCGATTGAAGACATCGAGACCCTGTTCAACCCCAACGTGGTGAAAGTGGTCAGCGACATCAATGGCCTGGCGCTGACCTTCAGCCGCTCCACCTTGCCGTGGGCGCGGGATGCGTTCGCCAAACAGCCTGACGTGCTGCCGGCTGGCGTGCCGTACCGTCGCCACATCGGCATCTACGCCTACCGCGCCGGTTTCCTGCACGACTTCGTGAGCTGGGGCCCGTGCTGGCTGGAAAATACCGAATCCCTGGAACAACTGCGTGCCCTGTGGCACGGCGTGCGCATTCATGTGGGCGATGCCCTGGAAGCGCCGCCGGCGGGCGTCGACACCCCTGAAGACCTCGAGCGCGTCCGTCGCCTGCTGGGGGCCTGA
- a CDS encoding Trm112 family protein produces MDTKLLDILACPICKGPLKLSADKTELISKGAGLAYPIRDGIPVMLESEARTLTTDERLDK; encoded by the coding sequence ATGGACACCAAACTGCTCGATATCCTCGCTTGCCCGATCTGCAAGGGGCCGCTCAAGCTCAGCGCCGACAAAACCGAGCTGATCAGCAAGGGCGCCGGCCTGGCGTACCCGATTCGTGATGGCATTCCGGTAATGCTCGAAAGCGAAGCCCGCACCCTGACCACCGACGAGCGCCTGGATAAATGA
- the lpxK gene encoding tetraacyldisaccharide 4'-kinase — MAMTDRLLKAWYEGHPALALLQPLESLYRRVVQRKRARFLAGEGEIYQSPVPVVVVGNITVGGTGKTPMILWLIDHCQRSGLRVGVVSRGYGAKPPQFPWRVEADQAAAVAGDEPLLIVQRSGVPLMIDPDRSRAVKALLASETLDLILSDDGLQHYRLARDLELVLIDAARGLGNRRCLPAGPLREPVERLQSVDALLYNGAGSDRDDGFAFRLLPAALVNLHTGERKPVEHFPVGQQVHAVAGIGNPQRFFNTLETLHWRPIPHAFADHAPYSAEVLNFTPALPLVMTEKDAVKCRAFARPDWWYLAVDAAPSPAFIAWFDTQLMRLLPARLLP, encoded by the coding sequence ATGGCCATGACTGATCGTTTGCTCAAGGCCTGGTACGAAGGCCATCCTGCACTTGCGTTATTGCAGCCGCTGGAATCCCTCTATCGCCGGGTGGTGCAGCGCAAGCGCGCACGGTTCCTGGCGGGCGAGGGCGAGATCTATCAGTCGCCGGTGCCGGTCGTGGTGGTAGGCAATATCACGGTGGGTGGCACCGGCAAGACGCCCATGATTCTCTGGCTGATCGACCATTGCCAGCGCAGTGGTTTGCGCGTCGGTGTGGTCAGCCGCGGTTATGGCGCCAAGCCGCCACAGTTTCCATGGCGCGTAGAGGCCGATCAAGCCGCAGCGGTGGCGGGGGACGAACCCTTGCTGATCGTGCAGCGCAGCGGCGTGCCGCTGATGATCGACCCCGACCGCAGCCGCGCCGTGAAGGCGCTGTTGGCCAGCGAAACCCTCGACCTGATCCTTTCCGACGACGGCCTGCAACATTACCGCCTGGCCCGTGACCTGGAACTGGTGTTGATTGACGCCGCCCGCGGGCTGGGTAACCGTCGCTGCCTGCCGGCGGGGCCGTTGCGTGAGCCGGTCGAGCGTTTGCAGAGCGTCGATGCGCTGCTTTACAACGGCGCAGGTTCTGACCGTGACGACGGCTTTGCCTTCCGTCTGTTGCCTGCCGCGCTGGTCAACCTGCATACCGGCGAGCGTAAACCCGTCGAACACTTCCCGGTGGGGCAGCAGGTACATGCGGTGGCCGGCATCGGCAACCCGCAACGTTTCTTCAATACCCTTGAAACGCTACACTGGCGCCCAATACCCCATGCTTTTGCCGACCACGCGCCGTACAGCGCCGAGGTCTTGAATTTCACACCGGCACTGCCGTTGGTCATGACTGAAAAGGACGCGGTGAAGTGCCGCGCCTTTGCCAGGCCCGACTGGTGGTACCTTGCGGTGGACGCGGCACCGTCACCGGCGTTTATCGCCTGGTTCGACACGCAGTTGATGCGCTTGCTGCCCGCTCGCCTTTTGCCTTAA
- a CDS encoding biopolymer transporter ExbD, producing the protein MKFRRKQRENVDINLASLIDVVFILLLFFVVTTTFTRETQLRVDLPEAVSGSPAEDQQAKQLDIAISADGVFSVNNQLLEKNDLASLMEALQKESGGDTNLPLSISADGNTKHQAVITAMDAAGKLGFSHLRMTTVEAASQP; encoded by the coding sequence GTGAAATTTCGTCGCAAGCAACGGGAAAACGTCGATATCAACCTGGCGTCGTTGATCGACGTGGTGTTTATCCTGCTGCTGTTTTTTGTCGTCACCACCACCTTTACCCGGGAAACCCAGCTGCGCGTCGACCTGCCGGAAGCCGTCAGCGGTTCGCCGGCGGAAGACCAGCAGGCCAAGCAACTGGACATCGCCATCAGCGCCGATGGCGTGTTCTCGGTGAATAACCAGTTGCTGGAGAAAAACGACCTGGCCAGCCTGATGGAAGCACTGCAGAAGGAGTCCGGTGGCGACACTAACTTGCCACTGTCCATCAGCGCCGATGGCAACACCAAGCACCAGGCCGTGATCACGGCGATGGACGCTGCCGGCAAGCTCGGCTTCAGCCATTTGCGCATGACCACCGTCGAGGCGGCGAGCCAACCCTGA
- a CDS encoding MotA/TolQ/ExbB proton channel family protein → MWELVKSGGWMMLPIILSSIAALGIIAERLWTLRASRVTPDHLLGQVWGWIKNKQLDKTKLKELRANSPLGEILAAGLANSKHGREIMKECIEEAAARVIHELERYINALGTIAAMAPLLGLLGTVLGMIDIFSSFMGSGMTTNAAVLAGGISKALITTAAGLMVGIPSVFFHRFLQRRIDELVVGMEQEAIKLVEVVQGDRDVDLVEGNA, encoded by the coding sequence GTGTGGGAATTGGTCAAATCCGGCGGCTGGATGATGTTGCCGATCATTTTGAGTTCCATCGCCGCACTCGGCATCATCGCCGAACGCCTATGGACCCTGCGTGCCAGCCGTGTAACGCCTGACCACCTGCTGGGCCAGGTCTGGGGCTGGATCAAGAACAAGCAGCTCGACAAGACAAAGCTCAAGGAACTGCGCGCCAACTCGCCCCTGGGTGAAATCCTCGCCGCCGGCCTCGCCAACTCCAAGCACGGTCGCGAGATCATGAAGGAGTGCATCGAAGAGGCCGCCGCCCGGGTCATCCATGAGCTGGAGCGCTACATCAATGCCCTGGGCACCATCGCCGCCATGGCACCGTTGCTCGGCCTGCTCGGTACGGTACTGGGCATGATCGATATTTTCAGCTCATTCATGGGGTCGGGCATGACCACCAACGCCGCAGTGCTGGCCGGTGGTATTTCCAAGGCATTGATCACCACGGCGGCGGGCCTGATGGTCGGTATTCCTTCGGTGTTCTTCCACCGTTTCCTGCAACGGCGCATCGACGAACTGGTGGTGGGCATGGAGCAGGAAGCCATCAAGCTGGTGGAAGTGGTACAGGGCGACCGTGACGTGGACCTGGTTGAGGGCAACGCGTGA
- a CDS encoding DNA internalization-related competence protein ComEC/Rec2, whose amino-acid sequence MFALALGLLALRFLPALPSGGWLLLMPVLALMLLPFRTYPLGFFLLGLGWACLSAQWALDDRLAPHLDGQTRWVEGRVSGLPQQMGDGVRFELTDSRSRKDLLPKRIRVSWRGGPPVKSGERWRLAVTLKRPSGLLNADGFDYEAWLLAQRIGATGSVKDGQLLAPARHAWRDGIRQRLLAVDAQGREAGLAALVLGDGSGLAAEDWRVLQATGTVHLLVISGQHIGLLAGLIYGLVAGLARYGGWPKPLPWLPWACGLAFAAALGYGLLAGFEVPVQRACVMVGLVLLWRLRFRHLGIWWPLLLALDAVLILEPLASLQPGFWLSFAAVAVLILAFSGRLGPWPLWQAWTRAQWMIAIGLFPLLLVLGLPISLSGPLANLVAVPWISLVVLPLALLGTVLLPLPYIGEGLLWLAGGTLDGLFKALALLAQYLPAWIPAQVPIGYWLVSLLGAVLLLLPKGVPFRLLGWPMLLLAVFPPRESIPHGLVEVVQLDVGQGLAIILRTRNHVLLYDAGPRSGEFDLGARVVLPALRKLGVAELDVMLLSHADADHAGGALAVAHGLPVKRVVGGETARLPASLGTQACVSGEQWEWDGVRFELWQWPDATDGNQMSCVLRVQANGERLLLTGDIDHDAERALLATPMGAPVDWLQAPHHGSRSSSSWAFLQRLAPKAVLISRGRSNGFGHPHPQVLERYQAMGSAIYDSAEQGALRLQLGTFQPPLAARSQRRFWRERPPQNSVTKDRPLRQDALGQASPSTGPLW is encoded by the coding sequence ATGTTCGCACTCGCGCTGGGGCTGCTCGCCTTGCGTTTTTTACCCGCGTTGCCGTCCGGCGGCTGGCTGTTGCTGATGCCGGTGCTGGCCCTGATGTTGTTGCCTTTTCGTACCTATCCGCTGGGGTTTTTCCTGCTTGGCCTGGGCTGGGCATGCCTCAGCGCGCAGTGGGCGCTGGATGACCGGTTGGCCCCGCATCTGGATGGCCAGACCCGCTGGGTGGAAGGGCGTGTCAGCGGGTTACCGCAGCAGATGGGCGACGGTGTGCGCTTCGAACTGACCGACAGCCGGTCACGCAAGGACCTGCTTCCCAAGCGCATTCGCGTGTCCTGGCGCGGCGGCCCACCGGTTAAGAGCGGTGAGCGCTGGCGACTGGCGGTGACTCTCAAGCGTCCTTCCGGATTGCTCAATGCCGATGGCTTTGACTATGAAGCCTGGCTGCTGGCCCAGCGGATTGGCGCCACCGGCTCGGTCAAGGACGGCCAACTGCTGGCACCGGCACGACATGCCTGGCGCGACGGGATTCGCCAGCGGCTGCTGGCAGTGGATGCCCAGGGGCGAGAGGCGGGCCTGGCGGCGCTGGTGCTCGGCGATGGTTCCGGGTTGGCCGCCGAGGATTGGCGGGTCCTGCAAGCCACTGGCACCGTGCATTTACTGGTGATATCCGGGCAGCACATCGGCCTGCTGGCGGGGTTGATCTATGGCCTGGTCGCCGGTCTTGCGCGCTACGGGGGTTGGCCGAAACCTTTGCCGTGGCTGCCCTGGGCCTGCGGCCTGGCGTTTGCTGCAGCGCTGGGCTACGGCCTGCTGGCAGGTTTCGAGGTGCCGGTGCAACGGGCCTGCGTGATGGTGGGCCTGGTGTTGCTGTGGCGCCTGCGGTTTCGTCACCTGGGAATCTGGTGGCCGCTGTTGCTGGCGCTGGACGCGGTGCTGATCCTCGAACCGCTGGCCAGCCTGCAGCCGGGGTTCTGGTTGTCTTTTGCGGCTGTTGCGGTGCTGATTTTGGCGTTCAGTGGCCGATTGGGCCCCTGGCCCTTGTGGCAAGCCTGGACCCGCGCCCAATGGATGATTGCCATCGGCCTGTTTCCGCTGCTGCTGGTGCTCGGCCTGCCCATCAGCCTGAGCGGGCCGCTGGCCAACCTAGTTGCGGTGCCGTGGATCAGCCTGGTGGTGCTGCCCCTGGCCTTACTGGGTACGGTGTTATTGCCGCTGCCTTATATAGGAGAGGGGTTGTTATGGCTGGCGGGCGGCACGCTGGACGGGCTGTTCAAGGCACTGGCGCTGCTGGCGCAGTACTTGCCGGCCTGGATACCGGCGCAAGTGCCCATTGGCTATTGGCTGGTGAGCCTGCTGGGGGCGGTGCTGTTATTGCTGCCCAAGGGCGTCCCGTTTCGGCTGCTGGGTTGGCCGATGTTGCTGCTGGCGGTGTTTCCGCCGCGGGAGTCGATACCTCATGGGCTGGTCGAGGTGGTGCAACTGGACGTCGGCCAGGGGTTGGCGATCATCCTGCGTACCCGCAACCATGTACTGCTGTATGACGCCGGGCCGCGCTCCGGTGAGTTCGATCTTGGCGCGCGTGTCGTATTGCCTGCGTTGCGCAAGCTGGGGGTCGCAGAGCTGGACGTGATGCTGCTCAGTCATGCCGATGCCGATCATGCCGGCGGCGCGTTGGCCGTCGCCCATGGGTTGCCGGTCAAGCGTGTGGTGGGCGGTGAGACGGCACGGCTGCCGGCCTCGCTCGGTACCCAGGCGTGTGTCAGCGGCGAGCAGTGGGAGTGGGACGGCGTGAGGTTCGAGCTATGGCAATGGCCTGATGCGACGGACGGTAACCAGATGTCCTGCGTGTTGCGGGTGCAGGCCAATGGCGAGCGCTTGTTGCTGACCGGGGATATTGACCATGACGCCGAGCGGGCATTGCTGGCCACTCCCATGGGCGCTCCTGTCGATTGGCTGCAAGCGCCGCACCACGGCAGCCGCAGCTCGTCGTCATGGGCCTTTCTACAGCGCCTGGCACCCAAGGCCGTGTTGATTTCCCGGGGGCGCAGCAATGGGTTTGGCCACCCGCATCCACAGGTGCTGGAGCGTTACCAGGCCATGGGCAGCGCGATTTATGACAGTGCCGAGCAAGGCGCACTCCGCCTGCAACTGGGCACGTTCCAGCCGCCGCTGGCCGCGCGCAGCCAGCGGCGTTTCTGGCGCGAGCGCCCGCCGCAAAACAGCGTTACCAAAGACCGGCCCCTGCGTCAGGATGCTCTGGGGCAGGCCAGCCCTTCCACCGGACCCTTATGGTAA
- a CDS encoding DUF2062 domain-containing protein → MPRRLFKRYMPDPTSIREHKSLRFLGKLLHDPNLWHLNRHSVARAMAVGLFAAFIPIPLQMLLAAVLAISVRGNMPIAVSLVWLTNPITMPPVFFCTYMTGAWLMNVPPRSMPDELTWEWISGQLSTLWQPFLLGSVVLGLVMAVLGYCLTMGYWRWWVARQWKKRKQRRL, encoded by the coding sequence ATGCCACGGCGCTTATTCAAACGGTACATGCCCGATCCGACCAGCATTCGGGAACACAAGTCCTTACGCTTTCTCGGCAAGTTGCTGCATGACCCGAATCTCTGGCACCTCAATCGGCACTCGGTCGCGCGGGCCATGGCCGTTGGCCTGTTCGCGGCATTCATCCCCATTCCCTTGCAGATGCTGCTGGCAGCGGTCCTCGCCATCAGCGTGCGCGGCAACATGCCGATTGCCGTGAGCCTGGTCTGGCTGACCAACCCGATTACCATGCCGCCGGTGTTTTTCTGCACCTACATGACCGGGGCCTGGCTGATGAATGTGCCACCCCGCAGCATGCCCGACGAGCTGACCTGGGAATGGATCAGCGGGCAGTTATCGACGCTGTGGCAACCGTTCCTGCTGGGCTCGGTAGTACTGGGGCTGGTGATGGCGGTGCTGGGTTATTGCCTGACCATGGGCTATTGGCGCTGGTGGGTGGCCCGCCAGTGGAAAAAACGCAAACAGCGCAGGTTGTAA
- a CDS encoding sensor histidine kinase — protein MTGFKAAFKRLPGKHSLFWKLACLLIAFCLLMIWLSWSWGRYMEEQNAFLSSEARATLSGYAAGAELAWNKGGNAGVDEWLHTLGQRERTWVGVIGNDLQSLSSYPLTDKESQRLTFLRGLDWPVSRHAKGLPWLKIPFPLDPGAGSLVIELPRRFMPGQNQLFWRIVTNGVIPGLFTLLLCIGLYRLLIMPLNHLREQANAWRADQLGTRLSRDTTSRQDELGELGRAFDQMSERLQGTVALQQQLLRDLSHELRTPLSRLRVASDSEQDLTQLRERLGREIDGMQRLVDDTLQLAWLDTERAPLPKEDIQVQALWDMLRENACFESGWPASRLQCELGADCWVRGHLNLLAQALENILRNAIRHSAQDGTVQLGGQREGDHWHLWLEDQGGGIDEVELERIFAPFTRLDGSRPGDGGFGLGLSIARNAVQRQDGSLWAENTGQGLRVHMRLLAR, from the coding sequence ATGACGGGCTTTAAAGCCGCGTTCAAACGGCTGCCGGGCAAGCATTCGTTATTCTGGAAACTGGCCTGCCTGCTGATCGCGTTCTGCTTGCTGATGATCTGGCTCAGTTGGTCATGGGGCCGGTATATGGAAGAGCAGAATGCCTTTCTGTCCAGCGAGGCCCGCGCCACCCTGAGCGGTTATGCCGCTGGCGCGGAACTGGCCTGGAACAAGGGCGGCAACGCCGGTGTGGACGAATGGTTGCACACCCTGGGCCAGCGCGAGCGCACCTGGGTGGGGGTCATCGGCAACGACCTGCAATCCCTGAGCAGCTACCCACTGACGGACAAGGAGAGCCAGCGCCTGACCTTCCTGCGCGGCCTGGACTGGCCCGTCAGCCGGCATGCCAAGGGCCTGCCGTGGTTGAAAATCCCGTTCCCGCTCGACCCGGGTGCGGGCTCCCTGGTGATCGAGTTGCCGCGGCGTTTCATGCCCGGGCAAAACCAGCTGTTCTGGCGGATCGTCACCAATGGCGTGATTCCCGGCCTGTTCACCCTGCTGCTGTGCATCGGCCTCTACCGGCTGTTGATCATGCCTCTCAACCACCTGCGAGAGCAGGCCAACGCCTGGCGTGCCGATCAACTGGGCACCCGGCTTTCCCGCGACACCACCAGCCGCCAGGATGAACTGGGGGAATTGGGCCGCGCGTTTGACCAGATGTCTGAACGCCTGCAAGGCACCGTGGCCCTGCAACAGCAACTGCTGCGGGATTTGTCCCATGAGTTGCGCACACCGTTGAGCCGCCTGCGTGTGGCCAGTGACAGCGAGCAGGACCTGACCCAGCTGCGCGAGCGCCTGGGGAGGGAAATCGACGGCATGCAGCGCCTGGTGGACGACACCCTGCAACTGGCCTGGCTCGACACCGAACGCGCGCCGTTGCCCAAGGAAGACATCCAGGTGCAGGCGCTGTGGGACATGCTCCGGGAAAACGCCTGTTTTGAAAGTGGCTGGCCGGCTTCACGCTTGCAGTGCGAGCTGGGGGCCGACTGCTGGGTGCGCGGTCATCTGAACCTGCTGGCCCAGGCATTGGAGAACATCCTGCGCAATGCCATCCGGCACTCTGCGCAAGACGGAACGGTGCAATTGGGCGGGCAGCGTGAGGGGGATCACTGGCACTTGTGGCTGGAAGACCAGGGCGGCGGGATCGATGAGGTGGAGTTGGAGCGAATCTTTGCGCCATTCACCCGACTGGACGGCTCAAGGCCCGGCGACGGCGGCTTTGGCCTGGGCTTGAGTATTGCGCGCAACGCCGTGCAGCGTCAGGACGGCAGCCTGTGGGCGGAAAATACCGGCCAGGGTTTACGTGTGCACATGCGCTTGCTGGCGCGCTAA
- a CDS encoding response regulator transcription factor: protein MNPAALGLPSILAIEDDPVLGAYVHEQLGLCGFQVTWCQNGQQGLQMARDQRFDVVLMDILLPGMDGLSVLTHLRQSHSMPVILMSALGAEADRISGFRLGADDYLPKPFSMAELRVRIEAILRRVALDRRPLPALAAVRGDARSLRFDDELCDVFHREQWAGLTRSEYRLLETLHRNAEEVLSKAFLYQHVFQRGYAPHDRSLDMHISQIRRKLKAVGYSEREVRTVWGKGYVLSGHDDGL from the coding sequence ATGAATCCCGCAGCACTTGGCTTACCCAGTATCCTGGCGATTGAAGACGATCCTGTGCTTGGCGCCTATGTCCATGAGCAATTGGGCCTCTGTGGCTTCCAGGTGACCTGGTGCCAGAATGGCCAGCAGGGCCTGCAAATGGCCCGCGATCAGCGCTTCGACGTGGTGTTGATGGACATCCTGCTGCCGGGCATGGACGGGTTGTCGGTGCTCACGCATTTGCGCCAGAGCCATTCGATGCCGGTGATCCTGATGTCGGCCCTGGGGGCCGAAGCCGATCGCATCAGCGGTTTTCGCCTGGGGGCCGACGATTACCTGCCCAAGCCGTTCAGCATGGCCGAGTTGCGGGTGCGCATCGAAGCGATCCTGCGCCGGGTCGCCCTGGACCGGCGGCCTTTGCCGGCCCTGGCGGCGGTGCGCGGCGATGCCCGCAGCCTGCGTTTCGATGACGAGCTGTGTGATGTGTTTCACCGGGAGCAGTGGGCCGGCCTGACCCGCAGCGAATATCGCCTGTTGGAAACCCTGCACCGCAACGCCGAAGAAGTCCTCAGCAAAGCCTTCCTCTACCAGCATGTGTTCCAGCGCGGCTATGCGCCCCATGACCGCAGCCTGGACATGCACATCAGCCAGATTCGTCGCAAGCTCAAGGCTGTCGGCTACAGCGAGCGGGAAGTGCGCACGGTGTGGGGCAAGGGCTATGTGTTGAGCGGTCACGATGACGGGCTTTAA